A single genomic interval of Flavihumibacter rivuli harbors:
- a CDS encoding FtsX-like permease family protein — translation MNLLFAWRYFKSKKSTNAINIIAWVSVAAIVVGTAALIVVLSVFNGFEDLVKSLYATFYTDLKVMPVSGKTILLKPGQLSRIKAIPGVASFSLVMEEKALMQNGDLQTIVYLKGVDSNYGKVTTVPAAVKVGNFETGSADRPFAVFGAGVENALGFWSDRQIEPLTVYLPKRGAGLNVADPLQSLSADNIYSSGTFAIQQDFDNKYVITNLGFLQRMLNLAPDEYGGLEISLTKGADEEDIQEELVQFLGPNYKVLTRYEQNQGLYSIMQIEKWVIYGVLSLILVVAAFTMIGSLTMLVLEKQKDIQVLKALGASNNKVRSIFLSEGFLLATLGGLVGTLLALVIGWAQVQFKLVPLQGGTFVIDHYPVKFLLKDFLLVLGTVAFVAFIASWFPSRKASLQPIELKS, via the coding sequence TTGAACCTACTATTCGCCTGGCGATATTTCAAGTCAAAGAAATCGACCAATGCCATTAACATCATCGCATGGGTGAGTGTGGCAGCTATTGTTGTCGGTACAGCTGCACTGATTGTGGTGTTGAGTGTTTTTAACGGGTTCGAGGACCTGGTGAAATCATTGTACGCCACATTTTATACCGACCTGAAAGTGATGCCGGTTTCCGGAAAGACCATCCTGCTCAAGCCAGGGCAACTTTCCAGAATCAAGGCTATTCCCGGGGTGGCTTCATTTTCCCTGGTCATGGAAGAAAAGGCGCTTATGCAGAATGGTGACCTCCAAACCATTGTTTACCTGAAAGGCGTAGACTCCAATTATGGGAAAGTCACTACTGTCCCCGCTGCCGTGAAAGTGGGCAACTTTGAAACGGGTTCAGCCGATCGTCCTTTTGCAGTATTTGGTGCCGGTGTGGAGAATGCATTGGGCTTCTGGAGCGACCGGCAGATCGAACCGTTGACCGTTTATCTGCCCAAGCGGGGTGCGGGACTCAATGTAGCAGATCCCCTCCAGTCGCTTAGTGCTGATAATATCTATTCTTCCGGCACATTTGCAATTCAGCAGGATTTCGATAACAAATATGTGATCACTAATCTTGGCTTCCTGCAACGCATGCTGAACCTTGCCCCTGATGAATATGGCGGGCTGGAAATTTCCCTTACTAAAGGTGCCGATGAGGAAGATATCCAGGAAGAACTGGTGCAGTTTCTGGGACCGAATTACAAAGTGCTGACCAGGTATGAACAAAACCAGGGGCTGTACAGTATCATGCAGATTGAAAAATGGGTGATCTATGGGGTCTTGTCCCTGATCCTTGTGGTAGCCGCCTTCACAATGATCGGCTCCCTCACCATGTTGGTGCTGGAAAAACAGAAGGATATCCAGGTACTCAAGGCTTTGGGCGCCTCCAACAATAAAGTTCGTTCAATATTCCTAAGTGAAGGATTCCTGCTGGCAACATTAGGCGGACTGGTAGGAACGCTGCTCGCTTTAGTGATCGGCTGGGCACAGGTGCAGTTCAAACTTGTTCCCTTACAGGGCGGCACTTTCGTGATCGATCATTACCCCGTCAAATTCCTGCTGAAGGATTTCCTGCTGGTACTTGGTACCGTAGCCTTTGTGGCCTTCATTGCGTCCTGGTTCCCTTCCCGCAAGGCCTCCCTCCAGCCGATCGAACTAAAAAGTTGA
- the rbfA gene encoding 30S ribosome-binding factor RbfA: MKETKRQKQVAGEIQEVMNGIFRHLGLTMIDGGMVSISSVKVTPDLLEARIYISLFQVKDPAAAMEKLKDRSWEIKRELAAAMKLQLRRIPEFQFFLDDTLEQVYKMEELFKKIKDDDSKTASE; encoded by the coding sequence ATGAAAGAGACGAAAAGACAAAAGCAGGTAGCCGGGGAGATCCAGGAAGTAATGAATGGGATATTCCGCCATTTGGGATTGACCATGATCGATGGGGGAATGGTTTCCATTTCGTCAGTGAAAGTAACGCCAGATCTTTTGGAGGCGAGAATCTATATTAGCCTTTTCCAGGTGAAAGACCCGGCAGCGGCCATGGAGAAGTTGAAGGATCGTAGCTGGGAGATCAAGCGCGAACTTGCCGCCGCCATGAAGCTGCAACTGCGAAGGATTCCTGAATTTCAATTCTTCCTCGACGATACACTGGAACAGGTGTACAAGATGGAAGAACTATTCAAGAAGATCAAAGATGATGATTCGAAGACAGCATCAGAATGA
- a CDS encoding ABC transporter ATP-binding protein, which translates to MKKFSRILKYLGDKKGNIILYFLFNLLSIVFSLVSLAMLAPFLQLLFGQEKLVNVEPVFDFSATGLLQLFKFKLSQLISTQGPIYALAAICVTIIISIFFKNLFLYMAYRVLAPMRNHVMTRLRADLYSKILVLPIGYFTEQRKGDIISRMSNDANEVEWSVMAAMEALIKEPMTIIIILTTLIFLSPILSLFLLVLLPATGFIIGRVSRSLKKQSGTAQEQQGLLLSVLDETLGGMRVIKAFNAENIIGEKFHSLNKSLNHIRNQMNFRRDLASPMSEFLGVLVLSAILWFGGKLVLNNTAGLEADAFITYIVFFTQIINPAKSLSTAFYNVQRGSAAVERIESVLSAPVKVEEAINPKTLQSFEKSIEFRNVSFAYEDAVILQDINLVIEKGKTIALVGSSGSGKSTLADLVPRFHDVTSGELLIDGINIREYSLESVRNQLSIVTQEPILFNDTIANNIALGKPGANALEIEQAAKVANAHHFISLKEQGYDTNIGDRGSKLSGGERQRLTIARAVLKNPPILILDEATSSLDTESERLVQDAIDNMMQNRTSIVIAHRLSTIRHADEIIVLQKGRIVERGSHESLIAQNGFYKRLVEMQEVK; encoded by the coding sequence ATGAAAAAATTCTCCCGGATCCTTAAATACCTGGGCGACAAGAAAGGTAATATCATCCTTTATTTCTTGTTCAACCTCTTGTCAATTGTTTTCTCCCTGGTATCACTGGCCATGCTGGCCCCCTTCCTCCAGTTGCTTTTTGGACAGGAGAAACTGGTGAACGTTGAACCCGTATTTGATTTCTCCGCCACAGGATTGCTCCAGCTTTTCAAATTCAAGCTGAGCCAATTGATCAGCACCCAGGGCCCCATTTATGCCCTCGCAGCCATTTGTGTCACTATCATCATCTCCATATTCTTCAAGAACCTCTTCCTTTACATGGCCTACCGGGTCCTTGCCCCCATGCGCAACCATGTGATGACCCGTCTCCGCGCCGACTTGTACAGTAAAATCCTGGTACTTCCCATCGGCTACTTCACGGAACAAAGGAAGGGCGATATCATCAGCCGGATGAGCAATGATGCGAACGAAGTGGAATGGAGCGTTATGGCTGCCATGGAAGCCCTGATCAAGGAACCCATGACCATCATCATCATCCTTACCACGCTGATCTTTTTAAGTCCCATCCTTTCCCTTTTCCTCCTTGTACTGCTGCCAGCCACCGGATTCATCATCGGCAGGGTGAGCAGGAGCCTGAAGAAGCAATCCGGCACCGCGCAGGAACAGCAGGGACTTCTTCTCTCCGTCCTGGACGAAACCCTTGGTGGCATGAGGGTGATCAAGGCTTTTAATGCTGAAAATATCATTGGCGAAAAATTCCACTCCCTCAACAAATCGCTTAACCATATCCGTAACCAGATGAATTTCCGCCGCGACCTGGCATCTCCCATGTCGGAATTCCTCGGGGTGCTGGTATTGTCCGCCATTCTCTGGTTCGGGGGAAAGCTCGTCCTGAACAATACGGCAGGTCTTGAAGCCGATGCTTTCATTACCTATATCGTATTCTTTACCCAGATCATCAACCCCGCCAAATCCCTTTCCACTGCTTTCTACAATGTGCAAAGGGGTAGTGCAGCCGTGGAAAGGATCGAATCCGTCCTGTCGGCGCCAGTAAAGGTGGAAGAGGCCATTAATCCTAAAACCCTCCAATCTTTTGAAAAGAGCATTGAGTTCCGCAATGTTTCTTTTGCGTATGAAGACGCAGTGATCCTACAGGATATCAACCTGGTCATTGAAAAGGGCAAGACCATAGCCCTGGTGGGCTCATCAGGTTCGGGTAAATCCACCCTGGCCGACCTCGTACCAAGGTTTCATGACGTGACCTCAGGGGAACTGCTGATAGACGGTATCAATATCAGGGAGTATTCATTGGAGTCGGTAAGGAACCAATTGAGCATCGTAACCCAGGAGCCCATCCTGTTCAACGACACTATTGCCAATAATATCGCCCTTGGCAAGCCCGGAGCCAACGCCCTGGAGATCGAGCAGGCCGCCAAGGTTGCCAATGCCCATCATTTCATTTCATTGAAGGAACAGGGTTACGATACCAATATCGGCGACCGCGGCAGTAAACTTAGCGGAGGCGAAAGGCAACGCCTTACCATTGCGAGGGCCGTTCTCAAGAATCCGCCGATCCTGATCCTGGATGAAGCCACTTCTTCGCTGGATACCGAAAGCGAAAGGCTGGTACAGGATGCCATCGATAACATGATGCAGAACCGGACAAGCATCGTAATCGCACACCGTTTGAGCACCATCAGACATGCGGACGAGATCATTGTGCTCCAGAAAGGCCGCATTGTGGAAAGGGGTAGCCATGAAAGCCTGATCGCCCAAAACGGTTTTTACAAACGGTTGGTCGAAATGCAGGAAGTAAAATAA
- a CDS encoding S9 family peptidase, with product MRMTRLLAGALLLCQLGMAQQKSFTFEQAFKGSPTNILQPLPAPNKWINDNQYLVQKKDSDGKMKQYAVDVKTGKEVEFTGTIPVEEKGVAVPALAIQGARNQTASPDGKYWAYTKADNNLYIMEIATKKETALTSDGNDSLLNGYASWVYYEEILGRASRYKAFWWSNDGKHLSFMRFDETGVPVFPIYVADGQHGYLENTRYPKVGDKNPEVKIGIVNMENGQTTWADFNQKEDQYFGTPVWAPDGKLWIQWLNRGQDNLKVFSVDPNSGNKALVYEEKQATWIDLDDSDRFEFLSGNNGFILKSDKSGWRQLYLHDLSGKQVSQITNGEFTVGDVFRIDEKGKRVYFTARKENSARWDLYSASFDGKQLNRHSFGEYSFTGMNLSPNNKFFTTTYSNINTPPTTVLVDMKGKVIREIASAKGAEWGNYVLPKKELTRVKSADGLFDLPVLITYPINFDPNKKYPVLVSIYGGPNAGTVYDNFRAPATEGWWAQEGIIQVAFDNRSSGHFGKKGMNYIHRQLGKYEIEDYMACAKWMKSQPWVDGNKIAITGGSFGGYMTCMALTYGSDVFTHGVANASVTDWSLYDTHYTERFMDTPQENPEGYKNTAVMTYANKYKGLLRIVHGTTDDNVHMQNSIQLINKLQDLKKHFEFMLYPNERHGIGANVPAKRVHNTLEAAQFYYHNLLGKSIPEVFWK from the coding sequence ATGAGAATGACCCGCTTGCTGGCTGGCGCCTTACTCCTTTGCCAATTGGGAATGGCGCAACAGAAATCCTTCACCTTTGAACAGGCTTTCAAGGGAAGTCCGACCAATATCCTGCAACCCCTGCCCGCTCCTAACAAATGGATCAATGACAACCAGTACCTGGTCCAGAAGAAAGACAGCGATGGAAAAATGAAACAGTATGCCGTGGACGTAAAGACCGGCAAGGAAGTGGAATTCACCGGAACCATCCCGGTGGAGGAGAAAGGTGTTGCCGTTCCCGCCCTTGCCATCCAGGGTGCCAGAAACCAGACAGCATCACCCGATGGAAAGTATTGGGCCTATACCAAGGCAGACAATAACCTTTACATCATGGAGATCGCCACAAAGAAGGAAACTGCACTCACCAGTGATGGTAACGACTCCTTGCTGAACGGTTATGCTTCATGGGTATACTATGAAGAAATACTGGGAAGGGCCAGCAGGTACAAGGCATTCTGGTGGAGCAATGATGGCAAGCATCTCTCCTTTATGCGCTTTGATGAAACCGGTGTTCCCGTTTTCCCCATCTATGTAGCGGATGGCCAGCACGGCTATCTCGAAAACACCCGCTACCCTAAAGTTGGCGACAAGAATCCCGAAGTGAAGATCGGGATCGTGAATATGGAGAACGGTCAAACCACCTGGGCGGATTTCAACCAGAAAGAAGACCAATATTTCGGCACCCCGGTTTGGGCCCCGGATGGAAAACTCTGGATCCAATGGCTGAACCGTGGCCAGGACAACCTGAAAGTATTCAGTGTTGATCCAAACTCCGGCAATAAGGCCCTTGTATATGAAGAAAAGCAAGCCACCTGGATCGACCTTGATGATTCAGATCGCTTTGAATTCCTCTCTGGCAATAATGGCTTCATCCTGAAAAGCGATAAGAGCGGCTGGCGCCAACTCTACCTCCATGACCTTTCCGGCAAGCAAGTCAGCCAGATCACCAATGGGGAATTCACTGTGGGCGATGTATTCAGGATCGATGAGAAGGGAAAGCGCGTATACTTCACCGCGAGGAAAGAAAACAGCGCACGCTGGGACCTCTACAGCGCCAGCTTCGATGGCAAGCAGCTGAACAGGCATTCCTTCGGGGAATACTCTTTCACCGGGATGAACCTTTCACCCAACAACAAATTTTTTACAACCACTTACTCCAATATCAATACCCCTCCCACTACCGTATTGGTAGACATGAAGGGAAAGGTCATCAGGGAGATCGCGAGTGCGAAAGGTGCAGAATGGGGTAATTATGTTCTACCCAAAAAAGAACTGACAAGGGTGAAATCTGCCGATGGACTATTTGACCTGCCGGTACTGATCACCTACCCTATCAACTTTGACCCCAATAAGAAATACCCTGTCCTCGTGAGCATCTATGGCGGGCCGAATGCCGGTACCGTTTACGATAATTTCCGTGCCCCCGCAACAGAAGGCTGGTGGGCCCAGGAAGGCATCATCCAGGTGGCCTTCGACAACAGGAGCAGCGGCCATTTCGGCAAGAAAGGCATGAACTATATCCATCGCCAGTTGGGCAAATACGAGATCGAGGATTACATGGCCTGCGCCAAATGGATGAAGTCACAGCCATGGGTAGATGGAAATAAAATTGCGATTACCGGTGGAAGCTTTGGTGGCTATATGACCTGCATGGCCCTTACCTACGGCTCAGATGTGTTCACACATGGTGTGGCGAATGCCTCCGTAACCGACTGGTCACTTTATGATACCCATTATACCGAAAGATTCATGGATACCCCACAGGAAAACCCTGAAGGATACAAGAACACTGCGGTAATGACCTATGCCAATAAGTACAAAGGCTTGTTGCGAATCGTCCATGGTACTACCGATGACAATGTTCACATGCAGAACAGTATCCAGCTGATCAACAAACTTCAGGATCTCAAAAAGCATTTTGAGTTCATGCTCTATCCCAATGAAAGACATGGAATTGGTGCTAATGTTCCGGCCAAGCGCGTCCACAATACACTGGAAGCTGCCCAGTTCTATTACCATAACCTCCTCGGAAAGTCTATCCCGGAAGTATTCTGGAAGTAA
- a CDS encoding GNAT family N-acetyltransferase, with protein MSIELAKTDDIAELVELVNSAYRGEHSKKGWTHEADLLQGGVRVLPEDVKGMIQSTESIVLKCLDDQGRIIGCVYLKEEGDHIYLGMLTVNPLLQGGGIGKTLLQAAEAYALEKNKIAIEMTVISVRDELINWYIRNGYQPTGRSAPFPYRPGYGEPSQELSFIVLRKELATTSTADNT; from the coding sequence ATGTCCATTGAACTAGCCAAGACAGATGATATAGCCGAACTGGTAGAACTGGTCAATAGCGCCTACCGCGGGGAACATTCCAAGAAAGGCTGGACCCATGAGGCAGACCTCCTGCAGGGCGGGGTAAGGGTTTTACCGGAAGATGTAAAAGGCATGATCCAATCCACTGAAAGTATTGTCCTGAAATGCCTGGATGACCAGGGTCGGATCATTGGCTGTGTTTATTTGAAAGAAGAAGGTGACCATATCTACCTTGGGATGCTGACGGTCAACCCACTATTACAGGGAGGGGGAATAGGCAAGACATTACTGCAAGCAGCCGAAGCCTATGCATTGGAGAAAAATAAAATAGCCATTGAGATGACGGTGATCAGTGTCCGGGACGAACTGATCAATTGGTATATCCGAAATGGTTATCAACCAACAGGCCGTTCCGCACCATTTCCTTACCGTCCCGGTTATGGCGAACCGAGCCAGGAACTATCTTTCATTGTGCTCAGGAAAGAATTGGCAACTACTTCCACGGCGGACAATACATGA
- a CDS encoding PorP/SprF family type IX secretion system membrane protein has product MKTFTRKYGKDCPANGQPLSIAYCRMAGWRMVVLPLLFLLPFVSKAQDPNFSQFFSSPLNVNPALTGNIIGDWRTILNFRNQWIGPTAPYMTGTISGDAKIMKEKLPDGQRLGVGAMFMYDKTMAGVLRSTYASANVAYNILVAEGYGKHYIGAGFGLIYGHRRMDWTRVVFGEQYKGNGFDVNLPTGESSLSAMKPYVSMSAGGTYSYQTEYSNFDLGFAAFHLNKPKQTFLEDENQRLPTRFVVHANYEKNLNDQLVLTTNGIYQRQTTASYFSVGGGLGVILDEMDNKSLSAGLWYWSKNAIVPYLGFSYKQVQFGLSYDVLISKLKDSPGKRSTWEFSIVFRDLKNIDGIMYCPPWK; this is encoded by the coding sequence ATGAAGACATTCACAAGAAAGTATGGAAAGGACTGCCCGGCTAATGGGCAGCCCCTTTCCATCGCGTATTGCAGGATGGCTGGTTGGAGGATGGTGGTACTGCCTCTTCTTTTCCTCTTGCCTTTCGTATCGAAGGCACAGGATCCCAATTTCTCCCAGTTCTTCTCCTCGCCATTGAATGTGAACCCTGCCCTTACCGGCAATATCATTGGCGATTGGAGGACGATCCTGAATTTCAGGAACCAATGGATCGGTCCCACCGCTCCCTACATGACCGGTACCATTTCTGGTGATGCCAAGATCATGAAGGAAAAGCTTCCCGATGGACAGCGATTGGGGGTGGGGGCCATGTTCATGTATGATAAGACCATGGCAGGTGTATTGAGAAGTACCTATGCCTCTGCCAATGTTGCCTACAACATCCTCGTTGCGGAAGGTTATGGCAAGCATTATATCGGTGCAGGATTCGGCCTGATCTATGGCCATAGGAGAATGGATTGGACAAGGGTGGTATTTGGTGAGCAGTACAAGGGGAATGGTTTTGATGTGAACCTTCCTACAGGGGAATCTTCCCTGTCGGCCATGAAGCCCTATGTGTCCATGAGTGCAGGTGGTACGTATTCTTACCAGACGGAATATTCCAATTTCGACCTTGGCTTTGCTGCTTTTCATTTGAATAAACCCAAGCAAACATTCCTGGAGGATGAGAACCAACGACTACCTACCAGGTTTGTGGTGCATGCCAATTATGAGAAGAACCTCAATGACCAGTTGGTACTGACTACGAATGGTATTTACCAGCGGCAAACCACCGCCAGTTACTTTTCTGTTGGCGGCGGCCTGGGTGTGATCCTTGATGAAATGGACAACAAAAGCCTGAGTGCGGGACTTTGGTACTGGTCAAAGAACGCGATCGTTCCATACCTGGGATTTAGTTATAAGCAAGTACAGTTCGGACTTTCCTATGATGTCCTGATCTCTAAACTCAAGGACTCTCCCGGTAAGAGAAGTACATGGGAGTTCTCCATTGTGTTCAGGGACCTGAAGAATATTGATGGGATCATGTATTGTCCGCCGTGGAAGTAG
- a CDS encoding gliding motility-associated C-terminal domain-containing protein yields MTSVTDGSDNNVQLSYWRDAAATQPLNNPTAVGAGVYYIRALAPTGCAVVKPVTVTVLALPNLVVNNQVVCAPATVDLTNTSVTNGSENGLMLSYWMDNAATQQLVNPASVGTGTYYIKAIGSTGCSIVKPVTVTVNPQPVLVITDPAPVCAPGTINITMAAVTAGSDANLQLSYWLDQAATQPMGNANRITQSGTYYIRAVNGFGCSIVKPVKVTIWNQPVLVVTNPQAVCKPSTIDITLPAVTAGSEPGITLSYWRDASANTVLSNPSAIGASGTYYIRAVNSNGCSTIRPVVVTVHDLPEVSIEAPDSLCLGLSTELIIRFKGQGPWSFTYSDGSQQYTINNVANSPYRLKVTPGQTTTYTISSVSDRNCTNTVNVSKTIWITYPIDGKTLPPVFTTSNTPTQLLGRNIGDNYNMFNWFPPRGLNRYNIIDPVFNYDKRTEYKIEMRSEAGCVTVDTLRVEIINSNEPGAKPTIHVPTVWTPNGDGRNDKLFPFTVNIRQLNHFRVFNRWGELVYETRTIGAGWDGTYKGALQPIDTYTWTAEGIGINGEVIKQTGLVALMR; encoded by the coding sequence ATGACTTCGGTTACAGATGGCAGTGATAATAATGTACAACTTTCCTACTGGCGTGATGCTGCTGCTACACAACCATTGAATAACCCAACGGCTGTTGGTGCAGGGGTATATTATATCCGAGCCTTGGCCCCAACTGGTTGTGCGGTCGTTAAACCGGTAACCGTGACTGTACTGGCACTGCCGAACCTGGTAGTGAATAACCAGGTGGTTTGTGCACCTGCAACGGTAGACCTCACCAACACTTCAGTGACCAATGGTAGTGAGAACGGCCTGATGCTTAGCTATTGGATGGACAATGCTGCAACCCAGCAGTTAGTGAATCCTGCCAGCGTAGGTACTGGTACTTACTATATCAAGGCCATTGGCTCCACCGGATGTTCCATCGTGAAGCCGGTAACTGTTACGGTGAACCCGCAGCCTGTATTGGTGATAACCGATCCTGCACCTGTATGTGCACCGGGCACCATCAATATTACCATGGCAGCTGTTACTGCAGGTAGTGATGCCAACCTGCAATTGAGCTATTGGCTTGACCAGGCTGCCACCCAGCCGATGGGTAATGCCAACAGGATCACCCAGTCAGGCACTTATTATATCAGGGCTGTCAATGGATTCGGTTGTTCAATAGTGAAGCCTGTTAAGGTGACCATCTGGAACCAGCCGGTATTGGTGGTTACGAACCCGCAAGCGGTTTGTAAGCCTTCAACAATTGATATCACCCTTCCTGCGGTTACTGCTGGCAGTGAGCCAGGAATAACACTGAGTTACTGGAGGGATGCCAGCGCTAATACTGTTCTCTCGAATCCTTCTGCCATCGGTGCTTCAGGAACCTATTATATCCGTGCGGTGAACAGTAATGGTTGTAGTACGATCAGGCCTGTTGTGGTAACTGTCCATGACCTCCCTGAAGTAAGCATTGAAGCACCTGATTCCCTCTGTCTGGGATTGAGCACTGAACTTATCATCAGGTTCAAGGGACAGGGACCATGGTCATTCACTTATTCAGATGGAAGCCAGCAATACACTATCAATAATGTAGCGAATAGTCCATACAGGTTGAAGGTGACGCCAGGACAGACGACTACTTACACGATCAGCTCTGTTAGCGATCGTAACTGTACCAATACTGTAAATGTGAGTAAGACCATCTGGATCACTTACCCGATTGATGGTAAGACCCTGCCTCCGGTATTCACCACATCGAATACGCCAACACAGTTGTTGGGTAGGAATATCGGTGATAACTACAATATGTTCAACTGGTTCCCGCCAAGGGGATTGAACAGGTATAATATCATTGATCCTGTATTCAACTATGATAAGCGTACCGAGTATAAGATAGAAATGCGTTCTGAGGCGGGTTGTGTTACCGTTGACACCTTGCGCGTGGAGATTATCAACAGTAATGAGCCAGGTGCCAAGCCAACTATCCATGTGCCCACTGTGTGGACGCCGAATGGTGATGGCAGGAACGATAAACTATTCCCATTCACGGTTAACATCAGGCAGTTGAACCACTTCAGGGTGTTCAACAGGTGGGGTGAACTGGTGTATGAAACCAGGACGATCGGTGCCGGATGGGATGGTACTTATAAAGGTGCATTGCAGCCAATCGATACTTATACCTGGACCGCAGAAGGTATTGGCATCAATGGTGAAGTAATCAAACAAACCGGACTTGTTGCCCTCATGAGGTAA